A window of the Gossypium hirsutum isolate 1008001.06 chromosome A03, Gossypium_hirsutum_v2.1, whole genome shotgun sequence genome harbors these coding sequences:
- the LOC107886922 gene encoding uncharacterized protein isoform X2 gives MGCLLSTPEVAGGARRRPRNIGEVVVFVPGLRIPRPLDFAQPLGDGLSKSLVERLSALRTRIEVMAGQEAPMTTKPRRTATQHGGSTLTDLQQALEDYLPVLLGLVENGNWLKHNLRFCWINQEDDVEETTMSDSWYEVLSVLHLMAVLLLSQANLLLLPNKFTSGYQSTALEDCKRASIDIFLKAAGYLDFAVQKVLPQLPLELRSDLPLDLSEGVLKALCLQALGQGVEIQLGMAIDSIKATLAVKRRLACEMVKYWHQAEEYIKELPVANGWGEKHKLFIQWKHIEAKAIAYYLHGLILEEGNTSAGIAAAALQAAEEYLKESKMACDSFHVTLPSSRNPPPWGASKYLAERIPKDISSKTINWDSQKHEMIKHVAPALPDFVLSLKPDEYQLPSTDPSWNDLHAQNVVPTK, from the exons ATGGGGTGCCTGTTATCGACGCCAGAGGTTGCAGGAGGAGCTCGAAGAAGGCCGAGAAATATTGGTGAAGTTGTAGTTTTTGTTCCTGGACTGAGAATTCCTAGGCCCCTTGATTTCGCACAGCCACTCGGTGATGGACTATCCAAGAGCTTGGTTGAACGTCTATCGGCATTGAGAACACGTATAGAGGTCATGGCAGGTCAAGAAGCACCTATGACTACTAAACCGAGGAGAACAGCCACACAACACG GAGGTTCAACGTTGACTGATTTGCAGCAGGCTCTCGAGGATTATCTGCCGGTCTTGTTGGGGCTAGTTGAAAATG GTAACTGGCTAAAACATAACTTGCGGTTCTGTTGGATAAATCAGGAAGATGATGTGGAG GAAACTACCATGTCGGATTCTTGGTATGAGGTACTATCAGTGTTGCACTTGATGGCAGTTCTATTGTTATCACAGGCCAATTTATTGCTTCTTCCAAACAAATTTACCAGTGGTTATCAGTCTACAGCATTGGAAG ATTGCAAACGAGCATCCATCGACATTTTCTTAAAGGCAGCTGGATATCTGGACTTCGCTGTGCAGAAAGTTCTCCCTCAATTGCCCTTGGAACTTAG GAGTGATTTGCCACTAGATCTGTCAGAGGGAGTGCTTAAAGCCCTTTGTTTGCAAGCATTAGGCCAG GGTGTTGAGATTCAACTGGGAATGGCAATTGATAGCATTAAGGCCACTCTGGCCGTGAAAAGGAGGCTAGCATGTGAGATGGTTAAATACTGGCATCAG GCTGAGGAATACATAAAGGAACTTCCAGTAGCAAATGGATGGGGAGAAAAGCACAAGCTTTTCATTCAGTGGAAGCACATTGAAGCTAAG GCTATTGCATACTATCTTCACGGATTAATCCTCGAAGAAGGGAACACATCTGCTGGCATAGCTGCAGCTGCTCTGCAAGCAGCAGAAGAGTATCTCAAAGAAAGCAAAATGGCCTGCGATTCTTTCCATGTGACACTCCCTTCGTCACG TAATCCACCTCCCTGGGGAGCCAGCAAGTATCTTGCTGAGAGGATTCCAAAAGATATATCAAGCAAAACAATCAACTGGGATTCACAAAAACATGAAAT GATTAAGCATGTAGCTCCAGCATTGCCTGACTTTGTGTTGTCCCTAAAACCTGATGAGTATCAGCTTCCTTCGACAGATCCCTCCTGGAATGATTTACATGCTCAAAACGTGGTTCCTACCAAGTGA
- the LOC107886924 gene encoding uncharacterized protein encodes MASIASSSSSSSSFTFTASSPFLSRPKLGTHPFSPALLSIPRLTPRKTPNLSLSLTTAAATSKSGGENTVPSKNPKETKKEVVEEEEVEVEEEVPWIQEKALDLVEFTGSVTQAIPGPRVGTSSLPWILAVPLAYAGITFVIAFVKTVKKFTSPRHQRKKLVNKNAMLCKSIDELFQQGSDAVDNSALKGLVQKTGFSVEEILRKYIRYSLNEKPWSADLISGLIQLRKASMLDDSQIAEILNDISRRIVREKGPVVMDMSGFTEKGFKRKLAVQGLFGKVLYLSELPEFCSIHSSLIVKEIFGVTDEDADKLRLHTFSEAGDMDSLEKMVDGSNSEDSHEDSADAV; translated from the exons ATGGCCTCCATTgcttcatcatcatcttcttcttcttcttttacctTCACCGCTTCCTCCCCATTTCTCTCTCGTCCCAAACTTGGTACCCATCCCTTCTCTCCTGCTCTCTTGTCAATCCCTCGTTTGAccccaagaaaaacacccaaCTTATCCCTATCTCTCACCACTGCGGCGGCGACCTCCAAGTCCGGCGGCGAAAATACGGTCCCCTCGAAAAACCCAAAAGAGACCAAGAAAGAAGTAGTTGAAGAAGAGGAAGTGGAGGTGGAGGAGGAAGTGCCCTGGATTCAAGAGAAGGCATTGGACCTTGTTGAGTTCACTGGTTCTGTTACTCAAGCCATCCCTGGACCCAGAGTTGGCACAAGCTCTTTGCCTTGGATTCTTGCTGTTCCTTTGGCTTATGCTGGTATCACTTTTGTCATTGCTTTTGTCAAAACTGTTAAGAAATTCACTTCTCCCAGGCACCAAAGAAAGAAATTG GTTAATAAAAATGCAATGCTTTGCAAATCCATCGATGAGTTGTTTCAGCAAGGAAGTGATGCAGTAGATAATTCAGCATTGAAGGGATTAGTGCAAAAG ACAGGTTTTAGTGTGGAGGAGATTCTGCGCAAGTATATTAGGTATTCGTTGAATGAGAAACCATGGAGTGCAGATTTGATTTCCGGCTTGATCCAGCTCAGAAAAGCTTCAATGCTTGATGATTCTcagattgctgaaattttaaatgATATCTCAAGAAGGATTGTGCGCGAAAAAG GCCCAGTTGTCATGGACATGTCAGGGTTTACAGAAAAGGGATTTAAGAGGAAACTTGCCGTGCAGGGCCTTTTTGGGAAGGTTTTATATCTATCTGAG TTGCCGGAGTTCTGCTCAATTCATAGCTCCTTGATTGTGAAGGAAATATTCGGGGTTACAGA TGAGGACGCGGACAAGCTCCGGCTACACACTTTCTCCGAAGCTGGGGATATGGATTCGCTTGAGAAGATGGTTGATGGTTCCAATTCAGAAGATTCCCATGAAGATTCAGCTGATGCTGTTTGA
- the LOC107886922 gene encoding uncharacterized protein isoform X1: MGCLLSTPEVAGGARRRPRNIGEVVVFVPGLRIPRPLDFAQPLGDGLSKSLVERLSALRTRIEVMAGQEAPMTTKPRRTATQHGGSTLTDLQQALEDYLPVLLGLVENGNWLKHNLRFCWINQEDDVEETTMSDSWYEVLSVLHLMAVLLLSQANLLLLPNKFTSGYQSTALEDCKRASIDIFLKAAGYLDFAVQKVLPQLPLELRSDLPLDLSEGVLKALCLQALGQGVEIQLGMAIDSIKATLAVKRRLACEMVKYWHQAEEYIKELPVANGWGEKHKLFIQWKHIEAKAIAYYLHGLILEEGNTSAGIAAAALQAAEEYLKESKMACDSFHVTLPSSRNPPPWGASKYLAERIPKDISSKTINWDSQKHEIGCRIKHVAPALPDFVLSLKPDEYQLPSTDPSWNDLHAQNVVPTK, encoded by the exons ATGGGGTGCCTGTTATCGACGCCAGAGGTTGCAGGAGGAGCTCGAAGAAGGCCGAGAAATATTGGTGAAGTTGTAGTTTTTGTTCCTGGACTGAGAATTCCTAGGCCCCTTGATTTCGCACAGCCACTCGGTGATGGACTATCCAAGAGCTTGGTTGAACGTCTATCGGCATTGAGAACACGTATAGAGGTCATGGCAGGTCAAGAAGCACCTATGACTACTAAACCGAGGAGAACAGCCACACAACACG GAGGTTCAACGTTGACTGATTTGCAGCAGGCTCTCGAGGATTATCTGCCGGTCTTGTTGGGGCTAGTTGAAAATG GTAACTGGCTAAAACATAACTTGCGGTTCTGTTGGATAAATCAGGAAGATGATGTGGAG GAAACTACCATGTCGGATTCTTGGTATGAGGTACTATCAGTGTTGCACTTGATGGCAGTTCTATTGTTATCACAGGCCAATTTATTGCTTCTTCCAAACAAATTTACCAGTGGTTATCAGTCTACAGCATTGGAAG ATTGCAAACGAGCATCCATCGACATTTTCTTAAAGGCAGCTGGATATCTGGACTTCGCTGTGCAGAAAGTTCTCCCTCAATTGCCCTTGGAACTTAG GAGTGATTTGCCACTAGATCTGTCAGAGGGAGTGCTTAAAGCCCTTTGTTTGCAAGCATTAGGCCAG GGTGTTGAGATTCAACTGGGAATGGCAATTGATAGCATTAAGGCCACTCTGGCCGTGAAAAGGAGGCTAGCATGTGAGATGGTTAAATACTGGCATCAG GCTGAGGAATACATAAAGGAACTTCCAGTAGCAAATGGATGGGGAGAAAAGCACAAGCTTTTCATTCAGTGGAAGCACATTGAAGCTAAG GCTATTGCATACTATCTTCACGGATTAATCCTCGAAGAAGGGAACACATCTGCTGGCATAGCTGCAGCTGCTCTGCAAGCAGCAGAAGAGTATCTCAAAGAAAGCAAAATGGCCTGCGATTCTTTCCATGTGACACTCCCTTCGTCACG TAATCCACCTCCCTGGGGAGCCAGCAAGTATCTTGCTGAGAGGATTCCAAAAGATATATCAAGCAAAACAATCAACTGGGATTCACAAAAACATGAAAT TGGTTGCAGGATTAAGCATGTAGCTCCAGCATTGCCTGACTTTGTGTTGTCCCTAAAACCTGATGAGTATCAGCTTCCTTCGACAGATCCCTCCTGGAATGATTTACATGCTCAAAACGTGGTTCCTACCAAGTGA
- the LOC121221064 gene encoding phytochrome-associated serine/threonine-protein phosphatase, translating to MDLDQWISKVKEGQHLLEDELQLLCEYVKEILIEESNVQPVNSPVTVCGDIHGQFHDLMKLFQTGGHVPDTNYIFMGDFVDRGYNSLEVFTILLLLKARYPANITLLRGNHESRQLTQVYGFYDECQRKYGNANAWRYCTDVFDYLTLSAIIDGTVLCVHGGLSPDIRTVDQIRVIDRNCEIPHEGPFCDLMWSDPEDIETWAVSPRGAGWLFGSRVTSEFNHINKLDLVCRAHQLVQEGLKYMFQDKGLVTVWSAPNYCYRCGNVASILSFNENMEREVKFFTETEENNQMRGPRTGVPYFL from the exons ATGGATTTGGATCAATGGATATCGAAGGTTAAAGAAGGCCAGCATCTTTTGGAAGACGAGCTTCAGCTACTTTGCGAATAT GTAAAAGAAATCCTCATCGAGGAGTCGAATGTGCAACCTGTCAACAGTCCAGTAACCGTCTGTGGTGATATCCATGGCCAGTTCCATGATCTAATGAAGCTTTTTCAGACAGGAGGTCATGTACCGGATacaaattacatttttatg GGAGATTTTGTTGATCGAGGTTATAATAGTCTTGAAGTTTTCACTATTCTTTTGCTTCTCAAGGCAAG GTATCCTGCTAATATCACGCTCTTACGGGGAAATCATGAAAGCAGACAACTAACTCAG GTTTACGGCTTCTATGATGAGTGCCAGAGAAAGTATGGAAATGCTAATGCATGGCGGTATTGTACAGATGTTTTCGACTATCTTACACTTTCAGCAATTATAGATGGGACT GTACTTTGTGTACATGGTGGCCTTTCTCCTGACATTCGAACAGTCGATCAG ATAAGGGTAATTGACCGGAACTGTGAAATCCCTCATGAAGGCCCATTCTGCGATCTCATGTGGAGTGATCCTGAAGATATTGAAACATGGGCAGTCAGTCCACGTGGAGCAGGTTGGCTATTTGGGTCCAGGGTCACATCTGAG TTCAACCACATAAACAAGCTTGATCTTGTTTGTCGAGCTCACCAACTTGTGCAAGAAGGTCTTAAGTATATGTTTCAAGATAAAGGCCTAGTAACA GTGTGGTCTGCTCCGAATTATTGTTACCGTTGTGGGAATGTAGCTTCTATATTGAgcttcaatgagaacatg GAGAGAGAAGTAAAGTTCTTCACCGAAACAGAAGAGAATAACCAGATGCGAGGGCCGAGGACTGGAGTTCCTTACTTCTTGTAA